Proteins encoded within one genomic window of Gambusia affinis linkage group LG09, SWU_Gaff_1.0, whole genome shotgun sequence:
- the ap1ar gene encoding AP-1 complex-associated regulatory protein: MGNCWAYCVGLFRREANRIQRGGGAKYFRSSTTGEHYTIEFENLVESDEAESPKPCPRPISEDELSHLREHRYAAISDKQVLIDQKLRVELEAQEEKLRLEEEARNAAQREAARVARERKMKELHAQRTRGKADGSGGETQQRKQTSGEDFDGYLQNVKAQSDAFRSNRLPSEANAVTPNTEYSWDFTTKTRSTNDDGTSLDLEWEDEEGINRALPAWERSRTEEDILRAALRPGSKQVTSGPTSASEDSNALEWENDFVSTHPEDGGDAEFEGFVNPVLDTPSEDASDSGLRAENQDR, from the exons ATGGGTAACTGCTGGGCTTACTGCGTGGGGCTCTTCAGGAGGGAAGCCAACAGGATCCAGAGAGGAGGCGG GGCAAAGTACTTCCGAAGTTCTACTACCGGAGAGCATTACACAATAGAG tTTGAAAATCTGGTAGAAAGTGACGAG GCTGAGAGCCCAAAGCCCTGTCCGAG GCCCATCAGTGAAGATGAGCTCAGTCACCTCAGAGAACACCGCTACGCTGCTATCTCCGACAAACAAGTCCTCATCGACCAAAAGCTGCGAGTCGAG TTAGAGGCACAGGAGGAGAAGTTAAGGCTAGAAGAGGAGGCTAGAAATGCTGCCCAGCGCGAGGCCGCCAGGGTGGCTCGTGAACGAAAAATGAAGGAG CTGCACGCTCAGAGGACGCGGGGGAAAGCAGACGGCTCGGGCGGCGAAACGCAGCAGAGAAA ACAAACCTCTGGGGAGGATTTCGACGGCTACCTCCAGAACGTGAAAGCCCAGTCGGATGCTTTCAGGAGCAACA GACTTCCCTCTGAAGCAAACGCAGTGACGCCCAACACGGAGTACAGCTGGGATTTCACCACTAAGACCCGCTCCACCAACGACGACGGGACATCGCTTGATTTAGAGTGGGAGGATGAGGAAG GAATCAACCGCGCTCTGCCGGCCTGGGAGCGGTCTCGGACCGAGGAGGACATCTTGCGGGCGGCCCTGCGGCCCGGCAGCAAACAGGTGACCAGTGGGCCCACCTCGGCCTCCGAGGACTCCAACGCTCTGGAGTGGGAGAACGATTTTGTGAGTACCCACCCGGAGGACGGTGGCGACGCCGAATTCGAAGGGTTCGTCAACCCCGTCCTGGACACCCCCTCAGAGGACGCCTCGGACTCTGGCCTCAGGGCAGAGAACCAGGACAGATAG
- the LOC122837216 gene encoding cilia- and flagella-associated protein 100-like, with amino-acid sequence MSSPHPSVGADRALVSEADVAAKLQKAEMRRRAQQSPYKVPNNKTVFALSSEETENRREEMRKFLALPIEEKATHAARAQAKLKNELMGVLEEEEEEEDGEEENEKKKSLKQIRSKAAFPKETSRTHELKITTAKGEKLTKESRHELLLMERQQAVLELSLMTKRSEILKMEKAVAKEERKLKQLEKLIEMDNQKFEAFLRENERKSVEARALFEREEKSKQEKNAAIKELTDEMRTIQSELEKYEDALTGYLKYKDFLFRLSPAEWQDEQKSKDSKTKTSSEQSDGQEPTETGLERKFPPVTATREKTCSLDYDSLEDKPELYFTDPQQLLDLMSELTEQNLSLIQNSATTGEALAKLRQTVDTTRRKIENKEEKIALQIKELNQKLDKEKARGAKLEQMVQLHVSLSSQDQDEMLDALDKKVTEVYSGCVENRITDLKTLQKVAKIESRVFSLLQSLEGMPVERLAVVKKVKDSEKRSRMREEKLMEQREKQKERMRKYLERSLADSKKISGKKLMPRCMPAVKKVEVADVDNKPAEDDINDYLFGLDDTE; translated from the exons atgtcttcaccACATCCCT ctgTCGGAGCAGACAGGGCTTTGGTTTCAGAGGCTGATGTTGCTGCTAAATTACAAAAAGCAg AAATGAGGAGGAGGGCACAGCAGAGCCCATATAAAGTGCCAAACAACAAGACGGTTTTTGCACTGAGCTCAGAGGAAACGGAAAACCGTAGAGAG GAAATGCGAAAATTTCTGGCGCTGCCAATTGAAGAAAAGGCAACCCACGCTGCGAGAGCGCAGGCCAAGCTGAAGAATGAGCTGATGGGAGtactggaggaggaggaggaggaggaggacggggAGGAGGAAAacgagaagaagaaaagtctgAAGCAAATCAGGAGTAAAGCAGCTTTCCCTAAAGAAACATCGAGAACACACGAGCTGAAAATTACCACGGCGAAGGGAG AGAAACTCACAAAAGAAAGCAGACATGAATTACTCCTCATGGAACGGCAACAAGCAGTCTTGGAG TTGTCTCTGATGACTAAACGCTCTGAGATCCTGAAGATGGAGAAGGCCGTtgcaaaagaggaaagaaagctGAAACAACTTGAGAAGCTCATCGAAATGGACAACCAAAAGTTTGAAGCGTTCCTCAGGGAGAATGAGAGGAAGTCAGTGGAAGCCAGAGCTCT TTTTGAGCGGGAGGAAAAGTCAAAACAGGAGAAGAATGCCGCGATCAAGGAGCTGACCGATGAAATGAGGACCATTCAAAG TGAACTTGAGAAGTATGAAGACGCTCTGACAGGCTACCTGAAATACAAGGACTTCCTGTTCAGGCTTTCTCCTGCAGAGTGGCAGGATGAGCAGAAGAGCAAAGATTCAAAGACTAAAACGTCGTCCGAACAGAGTGATGGACAGGAACCTACTGAGACGG GTTTGGAGAGGAAGTTTCCCCCTGTCACAGCGACCAG AGAGAAAACGTGTTCACTGGATTATGACAGCTTAGAG GATAAGCCAGAGCTTTACTTCACCGATccccagcagctgctggaccTGATGTCAGAGCTGACGGAGCAGAACCTGTCTCTGATTCAGAACTCTGCGACGACGGGGGAGGCGCTGGCGAAACTCCGGCAGACTGTGGACACAACCAGGAGGAAGAT TGAAAACAAGGAGGAGAAGATAGCCCTGCAGATTAAAGAGCTGAACCAGAAACTCGACAAAGAGAAGGCGAGAGGCGCGAAGCTCGAACAGATGGTCCAGCTTCATGTTTCACTGAGCTCACAGGACCAA GACGAAATGTTGGACGCTCTCGATAAAAAGGTGACAGAGGTTTACAGCGGCTGTGTGGAAAACAGGATCACCGACCTCAAGACCTTGCAGAAGGTGGCAAAAATCGAGAGTCGCGTCTTCTCGCTGCTGCAGAGCCTCGAAGGCATGCCAGTAGAGAGACTGGCGGTGGTTAAGAAGGTCAAGGACAGCGAGAAGAGGAGCAG GATGCGTGAGGAAAAGCTgatggagcagagagagaaacaaaaggaaCGGATGAGGAAGTATCTGGAGAGATCATTGGCTGACTCCAAGAAAATT agtggGAAGAAGCTCATGCCTAGGTGCATGCCTGCTGTGAAGAAAGTCGAGGTCGCTGATGTGGACAACAAGCCCGCCGAGGACGACATCAACGATTACCTCTTTGGCTTGGATGACACGGAGTGA